The genomic window CCGAAGACATCGCGGAAACGGATGAGCAGATCACCAGCTTGCGTACCTTGGCCCGTCGCCGCCCCAGTCTGCCCGCAGATCGCCGCACAGACCTGGCGCTTGCGCTCGCCCGGTTGCAGACGCTCCGCGACAGGCTGGCCAAACCGCGTCCCTGATACGCAGCCCGTGATCCCCCCGGTTTCCACCTTGCGCATGGCCGCAAAATCGCTAGAAGGGCGGAACGTCGGGCTATGGCGCAGCCTGGTAGCGCGTCCGTCTGGGGGACGGAAGGTCGCAGGTTCGAGTCCTGCTAGCCCGACCACGTCAAAAACCGCCCCGGCCCGATTGGGCAGGGCGGTTTTTTGATGGGTCAGAAAGGGACAACACAGATGCAGGGCGTTCTGCCAGACCACATAATCCGCGCGATGATCGACCGGGGCGAAATCACCGCCGCGCTGCCACCCACGGCGGATCAGATCCAACCGGCCAGCCTTGATCTGCGCCTTGGCACAACCGCCTATCGGGTGCGCGCCTCGTTTCTGGCCGGCGGCGATGCGCCCGTGGCCGAGAGGCTGACCGAATTTGAAATGCACAAGGTCGATCTGACCGGCGGCGCCGTGCTGGAAAAGGGCTGCGTCTATGTGGTGCCGCTGATGGAGGCCTTGGCGCTTCCCGATAATGTCAGCGCGGTCGCCAATGCCAAAAGCTCCACCGGGCGGCTTGATCTTCTGACCCGGGCAATCACCGATGGCGGGGTGGAATTCGACCGTATCGGCCCCGGCTATACCGGCCCGCTTTATGCCGAGATCTGCCCCCGTTCATTCAGTGTTCTTGTCCGCCCGGGCATGCGGCTCAACCAGGTCCGGTTCCGATCCGGGCAGGCGGTGCTCAGCGATGCGGATCTGCGCGCGCGCCACGGGGAAAGCCCGCTGGTCTCGGGCATACCGGTGATAGATGACGGTCTGGGCTTTTCCGTCGATCTGCAACCGGCCACCGGCGATCTGGTCGGCTATCGCGCCAAACCCCATACCGGCGTGATCGATCTGGACAGAATCGCAGGCTACGACCCGGCGGATTTCTGGGAAGATGTGCGCAGCTCCGAGGGGCGTATCATCCTCGACCCCGGCGCTTTCTATATTCTCGTCAGCCGCGAGGCGGTCACCATCCCCCCCGATTGCGCAGCCGAAATGTCCCCCTATCTGGCGATGGTCGGCGAATTCCGCGTGCATTACGCAGGGTTTTTCGACCCCGGTTTCGGCCATGCAAAAGCTGGCGGCACCGGCGCGCGCGGGGTGCTGGAGGTCCGCTGCCACGAAGCCCCCTTCGTGCTGGAACACGGCCAGGTTGTGGGCCGCCTGGTTTATGAGAAAATGGCCGCCCTGCCCGACCGGCTCTATGGCGCCGACATGGCCTCGAACTATCAGGGCCAGGGGCTGAAACTCTCCAAACATTTCAAAATGTAAGCGCCCGCCCCTCTTCTCTGCTTCGGAAATATCCCCGCCAGAGGCACGCGGGTCGGCGAATGCTCCCGCAGGGGGCGTGAGCCGGGCCGCTCCACCGCGTCTCGACACAAGGGTAAATGCCTTACCCGCTCAATAACCGGGAATAATACATCAGTCCGAACCGGGTCAGATCCTCTGACACCGGCGCCCAGACCGATGAAAACGCAATCGGGTCCAGCCCCGCCGCCTGCCCGATCTCGGACAGGTTGGCCCGCCCGTTCACATGGCGCAGACATCCCGCCGCCATGGCCGAGACCGGAAGCTCGATCTTCTCATCCGGCAGGGTCACCGGCAACACGCCTTTTTTGGCAATCACACCGGCCAGTTTCGCCCCGGTCACCCCTTTCAGATGCGGCACCGCCTGCGGCACCGGGCGCGCAACCCGCCCGGCCCGGTTATGGGCCGCATAGAGGATATGGCTTTTGATCGTCCCGCGCAGCTTTTCCGCCAGTTCCATCCGGGTCAGATCATCCATGCCGACCAACAGCCCCGGATCGCGAAGCATCGGCGCCGGGTCATACAGATAGGCCTGCGGGCTGCCGACCAGTTCCAGCCCCGCCGCCGCCAGTGTCTCCACCAGCTCGCGGATCGTGTAGGGCCGATCCTGACTGTGCAGCAAAAGGTCATAGAAGCCCGCATCGCTCTGATTATGGTCCCCCAGATGCGGGTTGCGCTTGAACGGATGGCCGCCGGGCAGGC from Rhodophyticola sp. CCM32 includes these protein-coding regions:
- a CDS encoding 2'-deoxycytidine 5'-triphosphate deaminase gives rise to the protein MQGVLPDHIIRAMIDRGEITAALPPTADQIQPASLDLRLGTTAYRVRASFLAGGDAPVAERLTEFEMHKVDLTGGAVLEKGCVYVVPLMEALALPDNVSAVANAKSSTGRLDLLTRAITDGGVEFDRIGPGYTGPLYAEICPRSFSVLVRPGMRLNQVRFRSGQAVLSDADLRARHGESPLVSGIPVIDDGLGFSVDLQPATGDLVGYRAKPHTGVIDLDRIAGYDPADFWEDVRSSEGRIILDPGAFYILVSREAVTIPPDCAAEMSPYLAMVGEFRVHYAGFFDPGFGHAKAGGTGARGVLEVRCHEAPFVLEHGQVVGRLVYEKMAALPDRLYGADMASNYQGQGLKLSKHFKM
- a CDS encoding class I SAM-dependent methyltransferase; the protein is MSDVTEQYDAFPYPERDPGDEKKRLITGSPSHPLEIDHFLFAGQRDWSVPFRVLVAGGGTGDALIQLAQVLTSAGKPYEITYLDLSAAARDVAERRAGARGLTGITFHTGSLLEAAAYGPFDYIDCCGVLHHLPAPQSGFDALGAALADGGGIGLLVYAPYGRAGVYPLQEAFGGLLQGSPRERLRQAKAIYARLPGGHPFKRNPHLGDHNQSDAGFYDLLLHSQDRPYTIRELVETLAAAGLELVGSPQAYLYDPAPMLRDPGLLVGMDDLTRMELAEKLRGTIKSHILYAAHNRAGRVARPVPQAVPHLKGVTGAKLAGVIAKKGVLPVTLPDEKIELPVSAMAAGCLRHVNGRANLSEIGQAAGLDPIAFSSVWAPVSEDLTRFGLMYYSRLLSG